CCGACGCCCGCGGACTCCCGGTGCCGGTAGATCTCCACGGGCTCGGCGCCCGGCGCCCGCACCAGGTGGACCGTCGTGCCGTCCTCGTCGGTCGAGCGGCCGATCACCGCCGAACCGTCCCGCCCGATGGCCAGGCCCGCCGGGTAGGAGGGGGCGAGGCCCGGGGCGGCCGGCTCGTCCTCCCCGCCGCCGAAGGGCTGGCGCATCCACACCCCGAACTCGTCGCCGTCGGTGTCGCTGAACCACCAGACGGCCTCGCCGTCCGGCGTGAGCACCCCGTCGGTGGTCCCGTTGGGCCGGTCGGTCACCTGGCGCTGCCGCCCGCTCGCCCGGTCCCAGGCGTACAGCTCGTAGGTCCCGGTGGCGTTGGAAACGAACAGCGAACGGTCGGGGGCGTCCTCGGCCCAGTCGGGCAGCGAGACACGGGGCGCACGGAACCGCTTCTCCCAGTCGGGCGCGGCTGCAGCATCAGTCGTCATGCCCCCATCCAACCCGATGACTCACGGGGATCTTGAGGGCGTCGAATAACCACTCGCGCCCCCGCCCGGCCCGTCGGTAGCTTCCCGGACATGTACTCCCCGACTCCGGACGACTGGCACGAGACCAACCGCGCGCGCTGGGACGAACGCGTGCCGATCCACGTGGCGAGCGACTACTACGAACTGGACGCGTTCCGGGCGGGCAAGGACGTGCTGCGCGCCTTCGAGCTGGCCGAGGTCGGGGACGTCAGGGGCAAGACCCTGCTGCACCTCCAGTGCCATTTCGGCATGGACACCCTGTCCTGGGCGCGGCACGGCGCCGCACAGGTCGTGGGGCTCGACTTCTCCGAGCCCGCCGTCGAGACCGCCCGGGGCCTGGCCGGTTCGCTCGGGCTGGGCCCGGACCGGGCGGCGTTCGTCGTGGCCGACGTGTACGACGCCCCGGCCGCCGTCCCCGATTCCGCGTACGACATCGTCTACACGGGCATCGGCGCGCTGGGCTGGCTGCCCGACATCGACCGCTGGGCCGAGACCGCCGCTTCGCTGGTCGCGCCCGGCGGGTTCCTCTACCTGGCGGAGTTCCACCCGCTGACCGACGCGATGGACGAGACCGGTTCGGTGGTCACCGACGACTACTTCAGCCGCGACGCCTGGGTGGACGAGACGCCGGGCACGTACGCCGACCTCGACGCGCCGACCGTGCACAACCGCAGCGTCGAATGGCAGCACCCGGTGGGCCGGGTGGTGACGGCGCTC
This sequence is a window from Streptomyces parvus. Protein-coding genes within it:
- a CDS encoding bifunctional 2-polyprenyl-6-hydroxyphenol methylase/3-demethylubiquinol 3-O-methyltransferase UbiG — protein: MYSPTPDDWHETNRARWDERVPIHVASDYYELDAFRAGKDVLRAFELAEVGDVRGKTLLHLQCHFGMDTLSWARHGAAQVVGLDFSEPAVETARGLAGSLGLGPDRAAFVVADVYDAPAAVPDSAYDIVYTGIGALGWLPDIDRWAETAASLVAPGGFLYLAEFHPLTDAMDETGSVVTDDYFSRDAWVDETPGTYADLDAPTVHNRSVEWQHPVGRVVTALASAGLRIEFLHEHDVSLVPRFAPLERHADGHYRFPAGRPRIPLMYSIKASRPAERQA